A portion of the Streptomyces sp. NBC_01335 genome contains these proteins:
- a CDS encoding DUF6542 domain-containing protein, which produces MEQHRTRPPQRRQPQEPSAAPAPQGGGAPLAESSAVYRVVGTPGARRNVPPVVLALRRFPNPRLTGIGAGLFAAAAMFVLACLVWLLFDASALVYGVLFVPVSALTALWVRPADLVTAPISVPIAFAVGVLPVAGGDGGLGGQLMAVVTALAVHAGWLYGGTLVAGVIATVRKVRQMRQRQLLLAARALRPTGAGQQAGQQAGDRNAGADVRPEGQPRPEDTPRPGRRARPEKAPGKTRPAPGVRGGPVGQGSARRTPQA; this is translated from the coding sequence GTGGAGCAGCACAGGACTCGTCCCCCGCAGCGCAGGCAGCCCCAGGAGCCCTCGGCGGCCCCGGCCCCTCAGGGCGGCGGCGCCCCTCTCGCCGAGAGTTCGGCCGTCTACCGGGTGGTCGGCACGCCCGGCGCCCGGCGGAACGTGCCTCCCGTGGTGCTGGCGCTGCGCAGATTCCCGAACCCCCGGCTGACCGGTATCGGCGCGGGGCTCTTCGCGGCCGCCGCGATGTTCGTGCTGGCCTGCCTGGTGTGGTTGCTGTTCGACGCGTCGGCGCTCGTCTACGGGGTGCTGTTCGTACCGGTGAGCGCGCTGACGGCGCTCTGGGTGCGGCCCGCCGACCTGGTGACCGCGCCGATCAGCGTGCCGATCGCGTTCGCCGTCGGTGTGCTGCCGGTCGCCGGGGGCGACGGCGGGCTGGGCGGGCAGCTGATGGCGGTCGTCACCGCGCTCGCGGTGCACGCCGGCTGGCTGTACGGGGGCACGCTGGTGGCCGGGGTGATCGCGACGGTACGCAAGGTCCGGCAGATGCGGCAGCGGCAGCTGCTGCTCGCCGCCAGGGCGCTCCGGCCGACCGGAGCCGGACAGCAGGCCGGACAGCAGGCCGGGGACCGGAACGCGGGCGCCGACGTACGGCCGGAGGGCCAGCCCCGGCCGGAGGACACCCCCCGCCCGGGTAGGCGGGCCCGACCGGAGAAGGCGCCGGGGAAGACGCGTCCCGCCCCGGGGGTGCGGGGTGGCCCCGTCGGACAGGGCTCGGCCCGCCGCACCCCCCAGGCGTAG
- the ychF gene encoding redox-regulated ATPase YchF, producing the protein MSLTIGIVGLPNVGKSTLFNALTKNDVLAANYPFATIEPNVGVVGVPDPRLNTLAGIFNSQKILPATVDFVDIAGIVRGASEGEGLGNKFLANIRESDAICQVIRAFKDENVVHVDGKVSPKDDIETINTELILADLQSVEKAVPRLTKESRLQKEKVAVLAAVEEAQTILESGQTLFAAGITAATEKGRLLHELHLLTTKPFLYVFNVDEDELVDEDFKNEQRALVAPAEAIFLNAKIESELIELDDEEALELLQSMGQEEPGLATLGRVGFDTLGLQTYLTAGPKETRAWTIKKGATAPEAAGVIHTDFQKGFIKAEIISFADLVETGSVAEARAKGKARMEGKEYVMQDGDVVEFRFNV; encoded by the coding sequence GTGTCGCTCACGATCGGAATCGTCGGTCTGCCGAATGTCGGCAAGTCGACCCTGTTCAACGCCCTGACCAAGAACGACGTACTGGCGGCCAACTACCCGTTCGCCACCATCGAGCCGAACGTCGGCGTCGTCGGCGTGCCCGACCCCCGGCTGAACACGCTCGCGGGGATCTTCAACTCGCAGAAGATCCTCCCCGCCACGGTCGACTTCGTGGACATCGCCGGAATCGTGCGCGGCGCGAGCGAGGGCGAGGGCCTGGGCAACAAGTTCCTCGCGAACATCCGTGAGTCCGACGCGATCTGCCAGGTCATCCGCGCCTTCAAGGACGAGAACGTCGTCCACGTCGACGGCAAGGTCTCGCCCAAGGACGACATCGAGACGATCAACACCGAGCTGATCCTCGCCGACCTCCAGTCCGTCGAGAAGGCCGTCCCGCGCCTCACCAAGGAGTCCCGCCTCCAGAAGGAGAAGGTCGCCGTCCTGGCCGCGGTCGAGGAGGCCCAGACGATCCTGGAGTCCGGCCAGACCCTCTTCGCCGCCGGCATCACCGCCGCCACCGAGAAGGGCCGCCTCCTCCACGAGCTGCACCTCCTCACCACCAAGCCGTTCCTCTACGTCTTCAACGTCGACGAGGACGAGCTGGTCGACGAGGACTTCAAGAACGAGCAGCGCGCCCTGGTCGCCCCGGCCGAGGCCATCTTCCTCAACGCCAAGATCGAGTCCGAGCTCATCGAGCTGGACGACGAGGAGGCCCTGGAGCTCCTCCAGTCCATGGGCCAGGAAGAGCCCGGCCTCGCCACCCTCGGCCGCGTCGGCTTCGACACCCTGGGCCTCCAGACCTACCTCACGGCAGGCCCCAAGGAGACCCGCGCCTGGACGATCAAGAAGGGCGCCACGGCCCCCGAGGCGGCCGGTGTGATCCACACCGACTTCCAGAAGGGCTTCATCAAGGCGGAGATCATCTCCTTCGCCGACCTCGTCGAGACCGGCTCCGTCGCCGAAGCCCGCGCGAAGGGCAAGGCCCGCATGGAGGGCAAGGAGTACGTCATGCAGGACGGGGACGTGGTGGAGTTCCGCTTCAACGTGTGA
- a CDS encoding type II toxin-antitoxin system RelE family toxin, with product MSEYRTIFRPEAQAELRKIPRDTALRILVKLTELESDPLGFNTTALVSQPERRRLRVGEYRVVYTIDKGELVVWVIHVGHRSTVYDT from the coding sequence GTGAGTGAATACCGAACCATCTTCCGACCAGAGGCACAGGCCGAGCTCCGGAAGATCCCTCGCGACACAGCCCTACGTATCCTGGTCAAACTGACCGAACTGGAAAGCGACCCCCTCGGTTTTAACACCACCGCGCTCGTGTCACAGCCAGAACGCCGTCGACTGCGGGTCGGCGAATACCGGGTCGTCTACACGATCGACAAGGGAGAGCTCGTAGTGTGGGTAATCCATGTCGGGCATCGCTCCACCGTTTACGACACCTGA
- a CDS encoding type II toxin-antitoxin system Phd/YefM family antitoxin gives MTQPLPIESIRDVRAHLAEVVERADRDDVPTVITRRGKQIAAVVSIEVLRKYQEWEEREINRIIDERMANPAPGIPIEDIMRETLARGE, from the coding sequence ATGACGCAGCCACTGCCCATAGAGTCCATCCGCGACGTACGTGCGCACCTGGCCGAGGTCGTGGAGCGCGCCGATCGAGATGACGTGCCCACCGTGATCACCCGACGGGGCAAACAGATTGCCGCCGTCGTCTCCATCGAAGTGCTGCGCAAATACCAGGAATGGGAAGAGCGCGAGATCAACCGGATCATCGACGAACGCATGGCCAACCCGGCACCCGGCATCCCGATCGAGGACATCATGAGGGAGACGCTGGCGCGCGGTGAGTGA
- a CDS encoding GNAT family N-acetyltransferase encodes MPELKRLHAGHAPAVLAFELANRTYFAVSISDRGDDFFDQFADRYNASLAEQEAGICAFYVLVAEDGSVLGRFNLYDLEDSTARLGYRVAERVAGRGVATATVRELCRMATAMHGLRTLRAATSHDNAASQKVLAKAGFVPVGPATPADLGGKSGIWYQRDLQR; translated from the coding sequence ATGCCCGAGCTGAAGCGGCTGCATGCCGGCCACGCCCCGGCGGTCCTGGCCTTCGAGCTGGCGAACCGCACCTACTTCGCTGTCTCGATCTCAGACCGCGGCGACGACTTCTTCGACCAGTTCGCCGACCGGTACAACGCCTCGCTGGCCGAGCAGGAGGCCGGCATCTGCGCCTTCTACGTGCTCGTCGCCGAGGACGGCTCGGTACTCGGCAGGTTCAACCTGTACGACTTGGAGGACAGCACTGCCAGACTCGGCTACCGGGTCGCGGAGCGGGTCGCCGGCCGCGGCGTGGCGACCGCGACCGTCCGGGAGCTGTGCCGGATGGCGACAGCGATGCACGGCCTGCGCACACTGCGGGCGGCCACCTCCCACGACAACGCCGCGTCCCAGAAAGTCTTGGCCAAGGCCGGGTTCGTCCCGGTTGGCCCTGCCACCCCGGCCGATCTCGGCGGCAAGTCTGGCATTTGGTACCAGCGCGACCTCCAGCGATAG
- a CDS encoding IS701 family transposase: MSRIAGRFGRVEPRRRVRDLVLGLLSDLPRKNCWSIAEWAGEATPDGMQHLLGRARWDAGAVRDDVREYVLEHLHDEGAVLVVDETGDVKKGTHTVGVQRQYTGTAGRIENAQVAVYLVYAGRRGHAAVDRELYVPRSWTRDPDRCRAAGLDEDTVFATKPELAARMIGRFLDAGHRADWVAADEVYGGNLKLRSALEERQVGYVLAVACSHELTTGAGKFRADALAAKVPRRAWQKLSAGAGAKGHRFYDWAVIDLAEPRPGSRQLLIRRNRTTGELAYYRCFSPAPVPLTALVHVAGSRWRVEETFQSGKGLAGLDEHQVRRYTSWSRWVTLAMLAHAFLAVVRADEHARHPAPDGLIPLTCNEIQRLFITLAVRPVHEVAHRLAWSAWRRRHQARAQASHYRRQAANQT; this comes from the coding sequence ATGAGCCGGATAGCCGGCCGGTTCGGCCGGGTTGAACCCCGGCGTCGGGTACGGGATCTGGTGCTGGGGCTGCTGTCGGACCTGCCACGCAAAAACTGCTGGAGCATCGCCGAGTGGGCCGGAGAGGCCACCCCGGACGGCATGCAGCACCTGCTCGGCCGGGCCCGATGGGATGCCGGCGCCGTGCGCGATGACGTGCGCGAGTACGTCCTGGAGCATCTGCACGACGAGGGTGCAGTGCTGGTGGTCGACGAGACCGGGGACGTGAAGAAGGGTACGCACACCGTCGGTGTCCAGCGCCAGTACACCGGCACCGCCGGGAGGATCGAAAACGCGCAAGTCGCTGTCTACCTCGTCTATGCGGGACGGCGCGGGCACGCGGCGGTGGACCGGGAGCTGTACGTCCCGCGCTCCTGGACGCGCGACCCAGACCGCTGCCGAGCCGCGGGCCTGGACGAGGACACCGTCTTCGCGACCAAGCCGGAGCTGGCCGCCCGCATGATCGGCCGGTTCCTCGATGCCGGGCACCGCGCCGACTGGGTCGCGGCAGACGAGGTCTACGGCGGCAACCTGAAGCTGCGCTCCGCGCTGGAAGAACGCCAGGTCGGCTACGTGCTCGCCGTCGCCTGCTCACATGAACTCACCACCGGCGCGGGGAAGTTCCGCGCGGATGCCCTGGCCGCGAAGGTGCCCAGACGGGCCTGGCAGAAGCTGTCGGCCGGGGCCGGTGCGAAGGGGCACCGCTTCTACGACTGGGCCGTCATCGACCTGGCCGAACCCCGCCCCGGCAGCCGCCAGCTGCTGATCCGCCGCAACCGCACCACCGGTGAACTCGCCTACTACCGCTGCTTCTCACCCGCCCCGGTGCCCCTGACCGCCCTGGTCCACGTCGCTGGATCAAGGTGGCGGGTGGAGGAGACCTTCCAGTCCGGAAAGGGCCTGGCCGGACTCGACGAGCACCAGGTCCGCCGCTACACCTCCTGGTCCCGCTGGGTCACCCTGGCCATGCTCGCTCACGCCTTCCTCGCCGTTGTCCGCGCCGACGAACACGCCCGACACCCCGCACCTGACGGGCTCATCCCGCTCACCTGCAACGAGATCCAGCGACTGTTCATCACCTTGGCCGTCCGGCCCGTGCACGAGGTAGCCCACCGGCTCGCCTGGTCCGCCTGGCGACGCCGCCACCAGGCTCGAGCCCAAGCAAGCCATTACCGACGACAAGCCGCGAATCAGACATGA
- a CDS encoding ATP-binding protein, giving the protein MAEFVGRRQELATLGRELHKVAAGVGGERPGRCVMLRGRRRVGKSRLVERFAERSGAPFLFYAATGASPVDDLARLARDAQASTLPMAHLVAAARPESWDAAFDLLAAALPADRASVMVVDEVPYLMDAGGAFEGMLQRAWDRVLETKPVLLVLIGSDLSMMEALNGYGRPFHQRGREMVLGPLNPAEVGQMLGLEPAEAFDAALVTGGLPLICAEWPGGAGLWDFLGEALSDPVSALLVSAERSLAAEFPPQAQARAVLGAIGSGERTFTNIARAAGGIGATPLLRALELLTDKRIVAAELPVSLRPSKDRRYRVADPYLRFWLHLLGPSMEEIERGRGDLTLARIRENWTSWRGRAVEPLVREALARILPDDRLPAAPAVGGYWTRTNDIEIDIVGADRGPIAKEVLFVGSVKWLEQSPFDRHDLAALHRHRAALTDAPVPVVAVSRSGVECPGLDAAYGPGDLLAAWPL; this is encoded by the coding sequence ATGGCTGAGTTCGTAGGTCGTCGCCAGGAGCTGGCGACATTGGGGCGAGAGCTGCACAAGGTGGCGGCCGGGGTCGGTGGTGAGCGGCCCGGTCGGTGCGTGATGTTGCGTGGACGGCGCCGGGTGGGCAAGTCGCGACTGGTCGAGCGGTTCGCGGAGCGCTCCGGGGCCCCTTTCCTGTTCTACGCGGCGACCGGCGCGTCCCCGGTGGATGATCTTGCGCGGCTGGCCAGGGACGCGCAGGCGTCGACGCTGCCGATGGCGCACCTCGTGGCCGCCGCGCGGCCGGAGAGCTGGGACGCCGCGTTCGATCTACTGGCTGCGGCACTGCCCGCCGACCGGGCGAGCGTGATGGTCGTCGACGAGGTGCCGTACCTGATGGACGCCGGTGGCGCCTTCGAGGGGATGCTGCAGCGGGCCTGGGACCGGGTGCTGGAGACCAAGCCGGTACTGCTTGTCCTCATCGGATCGGACCTGTCGATGATGGAAGCCCTGAACGGCTACGGTCGCCCCTTCCACCAGCGGGGCCGGGAGATGGTGCTGGGGCCGTTGAACCCCGCCGAGGTCGGGCAGATGCTCGGCCTGGAGCCGGCGGAGGCGTTCGACGCAGCCCTGGTCACCGGCGGGCTGCCGCTGATCTGCGCGGAATGGCCGGGAGGTGCCGGGCTCTGGGACTTCCTCGGCGAGGCGCTGAGCGACCCGGTCTCGGCCCTGCTGGTGTCGGCCGAGCGTTCGCTGGCTGCCGAATTTCCGCCGCAGGCTCAGGCGCGTGCGGTGCTGGGGGCCATCGGCAGCGGTGAGCGGACCTTCACCAACATCGCCCGTGCGGCCGGCGGAATCGGGGCCACACCCCTGCTGCGGGCGCTGGAACTGCTTACGGACAAGCGGATCGTCGCCGCGGAACTGCCTGTGTCGCTGCGTCCCTCGAAGGATCGGCGCTATCGGGTGGCCGACCCCTACCTGCGGTTCTGGCTCCACCTACTGGGGCCGTCCATGGAGGAGATCGAGCGCGGGCGGGGTGATCTCACCTTGGCGCGCATCCGTGAAAACTGGACCAGTTGGCGTGGACGCGCCGTCGAACCTCTCGTCCGCGAGGCTTTGGCCCGGATACTGCCCGACGACCGGCTGCCCGCGGCCCCTGCGGTGGGCGGCTACTGGACCCGTACCAACGACATCGAAATCGACATCGTCGGGGCGGACCGTGGCCCCATCGCCAAGGAAGTACTCTTCGTCGGCTCCGTCAAGTGGCTGGAGCAGTCGCCCTTCGACCGGCACGACTTGGCGGCTCTCCACCGGCATCGGGCCGCCCTCACCGACGCACCCGTTCCTGTTGTGGCGGTTTCGCGCAGCGGAGTCGAGTGCCCCGGACTTGATGCGGCCTATGGGCCCGGTGATCTGCTGGCAGCTTGGCCGCTCTGA
- a CDS encoding quinone oxidoreductase family protein, with amino-acid sequence MNSVGAKRFGGPEVLEVLELPAPEAGPGQIRVRVSAAAVNPTDMLLISGAGRRDPAPPLVPGMDAAGVVDQIGEGVRTDLRVGDRVMAVVVPKGTHGAYAERIVVPAESVVRVPAGASDAEASTLPMNALTAWAALESLGLPAGGTIAVTGAAGALGGYTIELAKAAGLRVVADAAPKDEELVRGLGADLVLPRGEGFPEEVRRHLPEGADGLVDGAHLDRAALPAVRDGGRIVTVRRYQGEPERGVTFHPVLVSDHALNHEALEHLRQLADDKVLTPRVAYTLPAHQAAEAHRSLAAGGVRGRIVLEF; translated from the coding sequence ATGAACAGTGTGGGAGCAAAGCGGTTCGGCGGACCCGAGGTGCTGGAGGTCCTGGAACTCCCGGCCCCCGAGGCGGGTCCGGGCCAGATCCGAGTACGGGTGAGCGCCGCCGCGGTCAACCCGACGGACATGTTGCTGATCAGCGGCGCGGGCCGACGCGACCCGGCCCCGCCCCTCGTGCCCGGCATGGACGCCGCCGGGGTGGTCGACCAGATCGGCGAGGGCGTACGGACCGACCTGCGCGTCGGAGACCGCGTGATGGCCGTCGTGGTCCCGAAGGGCACGCACGGCGCGTACGCCGAGCGGATCGTCGTCCCGGCCGAGTCCGTCGTACGGGTGCCTGCGGGAGCGAGCGACGCCGAGGCATCGACCCTCCCGATGAACGCGCTGACCGCCTGGGCGGCGCTGGAGTCGCTCGGCCTGCCCGCCGGCGGAACCATCGCCGTCACCGGGGCGGCCGGGGCGCTGGGCGGCTACACCATCGAACTCGCCAAGGCCGCGGGCCTGCGGGTCGTGGCCGACGCGGCGCCGAAGGACGAGGAACTCGTCCGCGGCCTGGGCGCCGACCTCGTCCTCCCCCGCGGCGAGGGCTTCCCCGAGGAGGTACGCCGCCACCTGCCCGAAGGAGCCGACGGGCTCGTGGACGGCGCGCACCTCGACCGGGCCGCCCTCCCCGCCGTACGGGACGGTGGCCGGATCGTGACGGTCCGCCGCTACCAGGGCGAGCCCGAGCGCGGCGTCACCTTCCACCCGGTCCTCGTCTCCGACCACGCGCTGAACCACGAGGCCCTCGAACACCTGCGGCAGCTCGCCGACGACAAGGTCCTGACCCCGCGTGTCGCGTACACCCTCCCCGCCCACCAGGCAGCCGAGGCCCACCGCTCTTTGGCGGCCGGGGGTGTACGGGGGCGGATCGTGCTGGAGTTCTGA
- a CDS encoding PP2C family protein-serine/threonine phosphatase — protein MTGPAAREPDPGTGPDRAPGTGPDPDPPPGADAFTALLEPSAEELYESAPCGYLSTLMDGTVAKINRTLLDWLGLARESVVGRMRFVDLLTMGGKLYHETHFAPLLRMRGTISGIALEIKRSGGDRMPVLVSATVKNGADGDPLLIRVTVFDARDRRAYEEELLRARRAAEEATRRAQADRTRLQDALAVLQQALLPDSLPPVPGMEAAAHYHTASPDRLGGDFYDVFPVDDTRFAFFLGDVCGKGPQAAAITALTRHTLRAAALHDPDPVSALATLNTVLYERYSGDDPRYCTAVFGVLEPAPAPGQVDVHLASGGHPPALVLRADGRADYLPTPGGLLVGILPDPAFVTADTRLAPGDTLLLYTDGLTEARTGPDGTGFYGDEALRDFARSRAGDPAHAVVAALTGLLDGFGEGLTDDTALLALGVPAGGAKTT, from the coding sequence ATGACGGGCCCAGCGGCCCGAGAACCCGACCCCGGAACGGGTCCGGACCGCGCCCCCGGGACGGGGCCGGACCCCGACCCACCCCCCGGGGCGGACGCGTTCACGGCCCTCCTGGAGCCCAGCGCCGAGGAACTGTACGAGAGCGCCCCCTGCGGCTACCTGTCGACGCTGATGGACGGCACCGTCGCGAAGATCAACCGCACACTCCTGGACTGGCTCGGTCTCGCGCGGGAGTCGGTGGTGGGCCGGATGCGGTTCGTCGATCTGCTGACCATGGGCGGCAAGCTCTACCACGAGACGCACTTCGCCCCGCTGCTGCGCATGCGGGGCACCATCAGCGGGATCGCCCTCGAGATCAAGCGGTCCGGCGGGGACCGGATGCCGGTGCTCGTCTCGGCCACGGTCAAGAACGGCGCCGACGGCGACCCGCTGCTGATCCGCGTCACCGTCTTCGACGCCCGCGACCGCCGCGCCTACGAGGAGGAGCTCCTGCGGGCCCGCAGGGCCGCCGAGGAGGCCACCCGGCGTGCCCAGGCCGACCGCACCAGGTTGCAGGACGCCCTCGCGGTGCTCCAGCAGGCGCTGCTGCCCGACAGCCTGCCGCCGGTCCCGGGCATGGAGGCGGCCGCGCACTACCACACCGCCTCCCCCGACCGGCTCGGCGGCGACTTCTACGACGTCTTCCCCGTCGACGACACCCGGTTCGCCTTCTTCCTCGGCGACGTGTGCGGCAAGGGCCCGCAGGCCGCCGCCATCACCGCGCTGACCCGCCACACCCTGCGCGCGGCGGCCCTGCACGACCCCGACCCCGTATCGGCCCTCGCCACGCTCAACACGGTGCTGTACGAGCGCTACTCGGGCGACGACCCCCGCTACTGCACCGCCGTCTTCGGCGTCCTCGAACCCGCCCCCGCCCCCGGACAGGTCGACGTCCACCTCGCCTCCGGCGGCCACCCGCCGGCCCTCGTCCTGCGCGCCGACGGCCGCGCCGACTACCTGCCCACCCCCGGCGGCCTCCTGGTCGGCATCCTGCCCGACCCCGCCTTCGTCACCGCCGACACCCGGCTCGCCCCCGGCGACACCCTCCTGCTCTACACCGACGGCCTCACCGAAGCCCGCACCGGCCCGGACGGCACCGGCTTCTACGGCGACGAGGCACTGCGCGACTTCGCCCGAAGCCGGGCCGGCGACCCCGCCCACGCCGTCGTCGCCGCCCTCACCGGCCTGCTGGACGGCTTCGGCGAGGGCCTCACCGACGACACCGCCCTGCTCGCCCTGGGAGTTCCGGCGGGCGGGGCGAAAACCACCTGA
- a CDS encoding alpha/beta fold hydrolase: MDIRRRNNVTVTGNPQGPVVVLAHGFGCDQNMWRMTVPALAEEYRVVLFDYVGSGGSDLSAWSEERYSSLHGYAQDVVDVLEELDLDRAVFVGHSVSAMIGVLAAQAAPARIGTLVMIAPSPRYIDEDAGEDSTGGGTGGGTGQEGYRGGFSAEDIDELLASLELNYLGWSSAMAPMIMGNPERPELGQELTNSFCATDPDMARVFARTTFLSDSRADLAGVNVPTLILECAQDIIAPPEVGAYVHRAIPGSTLVTLDATGHCPQLSAPEATNAAITEFLAGPG, encoded by the coding sequence ATGGACATCCGGCGCAGGAACAACGTCACCGTCACCGGTAACCCGCAGGGGCCGGTGGTGGTGCTGGCGCACGGATTCGGGTGCGACCAGAACATGTGGCGCATGACCGTGCCGGCGCTGGCCGAGGAGTACCGGGTGGTGCTCTTCGACTACGTCGGTTCGGGGGGCTCCGACCTGTCGGCCTGGAGCGAGGAGCGCTACTCCTCGCTCCACGGGTACGCCCAGGACGTGGTGGACGTCCTGGAGGAGCTGGACCTCGACCGGGCGGTGTTCGTGGGGCACTCGGTCAGCGCCATGATCGGCGTACTGGCCGCGCAGGCGGCACCCGCCCGGATCGGCACCCTGGTGATGATCGCCCCGTCGCCCCGGTACATCGACGAGGACGCCGGCGAGGACAGCACCGGCGGAGGCACTGGCGGGGGCACCGGCCAGGAAGGCTACCGGGGCGGCTTCAGCGCCGAGGACATCGACGAGCTGCTGGCGTCGCTCGAACTGAACTATCTGGGCTGGTCCTCCGCGATGGCCCCGATGATCATGGGCAACCCGGAGCGGCCCGAACTGGGCCAGGAGCTGACCAACAGCTTCTGCGCCACCGACCCGGACATGGCGCGCGTCTTCGCCCGCACCACGTTCCTCTCCGACAGTCGCGCGGACCTGGCGGGAGTGAACGTACCGACCCTGATCCTGGAGTGCGCCCAGGACATCATCGCGCCGCCGGAAGTCGGCGCGTACGTGCATCGCGCGATCCCCGGCTCGACCCTCGTCACCCTCGACGCGACCGGCCACTGCCCCCAGCTGTCGGCGCCCGAAGCCACCAACGCGGCGATCACCGAGTTCCTGGCCGGCCCGGGATGA